The following DNA comes from Bacillota bacterium.
ACTTCAATTCCAGCTTCGGCTAGCACCCCGTAGACGCGGTCGATCTGTTCGGGGTCCAGATCTACGTTTTGCAAAGCGTCCATAATCTCGGCATAGGAGATGGTGCCGGTCTTCTTGCCTTTTTTCATGAGCTCAGACAGACCTTCAATAGCAAATATGTCATCCTTTTTCGGCATGTCTCGTCCCCCCTTCCATCCAGCCGTCCCTAGAATTCCTTCCTGGGCTCGGTTGCTTAAGTAGAACTTCTTGGTGGTGTAAATCAGCCAACCTACGTATTAAATTCGCGCTATCTTCGTTTTTCCCTGCTCTTTTCCCCGAATTAATTTCCCGCCTTAAAGATCCAATCTCTTTCTGCACCCACATAAGCTTGAGGCGATCAGCAAAATGAGCTATCAAAACTGCCGCGTCACCAGCCGGCACCGGTTGAACTGCCAGCTCGGCCAAAGCATCACGTGCGCCCTGATCTGGCAGCCGATCCTGGAGGCGGGACAAAGAAAAATCGCTGCCACCTTGTTCGAACAGCGTCAGCATAGCTCTCATTACTACTGCCTGGGGTAAGCTACTCAGCCAGTCTTTCGAGATGCTTTCGGCAATGGTCACCCTTGTCTCAGGGCAATTAAGAAACAAGCTGCCAAGACCTAACAAAGCACCGATTTCGGCCCGATGCGCGGCCGGGAGCAAAGACCGTTTGGCCTTGGGCCCGGTTTTCTGGCTCCTTGAGCCTCTTTCTTGGCCACGTCTCAACTGCTGAACTTGGGTCTTGATCAGGTGTTGTTCCAGATTCAGGCTTTGAGCCACCTTTTTGGTATACTCTTCCCGTTCCACCAGGTTTTCTATACCTGCCAAGTGAGGAACCATGGCCTCGGCCACAGCCAGTCGTCCTTCTAAATTGCTGGTATCGTGTCTTTCTAGCAAGCGTTGGAAATAATACATGGGAATGGGCAGGGCGTTATCTATCAGCGCAGCAAAGGTTTGGGCTCCGTCGCTACGAATAACATCGTCCGGATCCTTACCTGCCGGCAGTGCCAAGACACGAACTTGGCACCCGCTGTCACGGGCCAAATCCAGCCCGCGTACTGTGGCTGCCTGGCCGGCCGTATCAGCATCATAGGCAATAAGCACATTAGTGGTTAGGCGCTTCAGCAATTCCAGCTGCTCTTTGGTCAGCGCTGTTCCCAGGGAAGCTACGGCAAAATCAAAGTCGAACTGGTAGCAAGCTAACACGTCTAAATAACCTTCCACAATCAGCACTACATCTTCCCGCTCAATGCCGGAACGAGCCTGGTCCAGGGCATAGAGCAAGCGGCCTTTGCTATAAATAGGAGTCTCGGGTGAATTCAGGTACTTTGGTTCCCCGGGCCCCACCACTCTACCCCCAAAAGCAACCACCCGACCCCTAAAATCACGGATCGGAAACATCAGCCGACCTCGAAACCGGTCGTAGGCGCCATCCCCCTTCGGGCGTGGTATAGCCAGCCCGGCTTTTACTGCTGTACTCGCCGCCACTCCATGTTGCTGGAGGTACCTAAGTACACCCTCCCAGTCCTCTGGGGCAAAACCTAAGCCAAACTTTGTTGCTATATCTTCATTGATACCGCGGCGCTCAAGATACGCACGGGGCTGAGCTCCTAACTGCCGGTGCTTGAGGCAGGACTCGTAGTACCGCTGAGCCAGCTCTCCGGCATAGTACAAAGCTTGGCGCTCCAGTTCACGCTTTTCCGCCGCTGGACTGCGCTGTGGCAGCGGTAACCGCGCTCGCTCGGCCAACAGACGCACCGCTCCCGGAAAATCCATCGCTTCCCGTCTTTTGATAAACTCAAACACATCTCCGCCCACATTACACCCAAAACAATAGAACATTTGCCGCTGGCGGTTAACAGTAAAAGACGGCGTGTCTTCGCTGTGAAACGGGCAGAGCCCAACAAAGTTCTGCCCTGTTTTCTTTAAGCGCACATAATCGCTGATTACCGCCACTATGTCAGAGGCGGCGCGTACTTCTTCCACAAAGCTCTGGGAAAATATCCTTCCATTCATCTTACTTCCCACCTACCTGTCTCCTTATGTTCGTCAGATAGGCAGGATTTCCTGCTTTTTGTCCCCAGGCCTCTTGATAAGCATTTTCATTTGTTAATTATGCCCGTGGTACTGGGAAAATATTCTAACGGCCGTTGAAGCAAGTATAGGTGGAACACAGTTGGCAGTAATCTAGATCAGGCAGGATAAAGTCTAACTTGGTACAGTGCAGCACCACCACGCTGTTTTTGCCTTGAAAAAACCGTTTCACCGGTTCTAAATAAAGGCAATGCTCTCCGGCCATCAGCCCCGGTATCGGACAGCCATCACAAATCGAGCCTTTGCCGTCATCCTCGGCCACAAATTCCACCTCCCCGGCCAGGCAACGGTAATGAGAACCGGCTGGCCCCGTGGGAGCAGTACAAATACGGTAACTGCAAGTCGGTCTCACCGTCGCTCCCCCTTTCGCCTCTAATCTCATCTAAGAGCATCTTATGGCTTCCAGGAGGGGAATATGTCGGGGTGACAGTCAATCCCAATACAAACCGTTACCAAAGGACCGGGGAAAGAAGTGGCGCAGAAACTCCCCCTTAGCGAAACGGTCGGTCATGCCGGCAATGTAATCGCACGCTGCTCGTTCCATTTTCCCACCGGACACCTCGGTATACTCTTTAGGCAATTGCTCCGGGTGGGTTAGAAAGTAAGCGTACAGCTCTTCTACCAAATGCCTGGCCTTAGCCTCATCTCTCTTGGCCTCTGAACCGATGTACACCCGGTCAAACAAAAACTGACGCAATCTGTCTGTGGTCCGACCCACCTCAGGGCTCATTTGAATCTGGTTGCCGTCCCTACTGGTCTTAATTACATCGCTAACCATGGTATTAATGCGTTGACTATGTGAGTGCCCAAGTGCTTGAAGTAATTCCGGAGGCAGATCGCCGGGAGTAATAATCCCGGCTCGGAGTGCATCATCGATGTCGTGGTTGATATAAGCGATGCGGTCGGCCCAGCGCACGATCTGGCCTTCTAAAGTAGCTGCCCAGCGGGGACCAGTGTGGCTTATGATTCCGTCTCGTACTTCGAAGGTTAGATTCAGGCCCCGGCTCCCTTCTAGCACATCCACCACCCTTAAACTTTGCTCATTATGGCGAAAACCTCCGGGAAAGATGTTATTCAGTGCTTCCTCGCCTGTGTGGCCAAACGGAGTGTGCCCCAGATCGTGTCCCAGGGCGATGGCTTCAGTTAGATCCTCGTTCAATCTCAGGGCTCGAGCGATGGTCCGAGCTATTTGCGCCACTTCCAAGGTGTGAGTCAGTCGCGTACGATAGTGGTCACCTTCGGGAGAAATGAATACTTGGGTCTTGTGCTTTAACCGTCGAAAAGCTTTGGAGTGAATGATCCGATCTCGATCCCGCTGAAAAGCGGTTCGCACGCTGCATTCTTCTTCCGACCGCGCTCGTCCGCGACTCTGGGCTGCCAGTTGAGCCAACGGTGACAATTCTTGGGCTTCGAGACTCTCGGCCTCCTCTCGAATCAGCACACCCTTACCCCCTTCGGTGGCTCCGTGTGAAAAGCCCGCGCTCAGCGCGGGCTTTGCTCCGCCTTTTACTTACGGTGCAGCAGCTCTGCTCGTGCCGCTGCCAGTCTGGCGATGGGTACCCTAAATGAAGAGCAGCTCACATAATCAAAGCCGGCCCGGTGACAAAAATCGATGGATTCAGGATCCCCGCCATGTTCACCGCAAATACCGATGTGAAGCTGTTGATTGACTGAACGCCCTTTTTCCACTGCTGTGGTGATAAGCTGACCCATTCCTTCTTCATCCAATACAGCAAAGGGGTTCTCTTGGAGAACCTTCTTTTCCAGGTAAACCGGCAGGAATTTGCTTTCGGCATCGTCGCGGCTAAAACCAAAAGTGGTTTGAGTTAAATCATTGGTGCCAAAAGAAAAGAAATCGGCCTGTTCAGCAATCCGGTCAGCGACTAAGCAAGCTCGTGGCAGTTCAATCATAGTACCCACTTTGTAATCGAACTTAATACCGTCGCGCTGCATTATCTCTTCTGCCACCCGAACTACAAGCGCCCGCATCATTTCCAGCTCGGCCGGAATACCAACCAGCGGAATCATGATCTCGGGATAAACCTCTACGCCTTCTTTGACCAGCCGACTTACAGCGGCGAAAATAGCTCGGGCTTGCATCTCGTAGACATCGGGAAAGCTGACCCCTAACCGACAGCCTCGATGGCCCAGCATAGGGTTAAATTCAGTCAATGAGCGGACTTTCCGCAGCAGATCCTGCAACTCTTCCAGACGAGCCGGATCCTTCTGGGCAACCCGAAGCTCAGTGATTTCCACCAACAACTCTTCCGCTTTGGGTAAAAACTCGTGTAGCGGCGGATCTAGCAAACGAATAGTCACCGGATACCCGGCCATGGCTTTCAGAACACCGTAAAAATCCTCCTCTTGAATCGGAAGCAACCTGGCCAGGGACTCGCGCCGGCCCTCCGGCGTATCGGCCAAGATCATTTCCTGAACAATAGGTAGGCGCAACGGCTCCATAAACATATGCTCGGTCCGGCAGAGTCCGATACCGGCGGCACCAAATTGCCGGGCCTGGATCGCATCGCGTGGATAATCGGCGTTTGCTCGTACGCCTAAAGTTCGAACTTCATCCGCCCAGGAGAGAATCGTCTCAAAATCACCGGTAAGCTCCGGCTCAATCATAGGAGCGGCACCCATAATAACGTGCCCGGTGGCACCGTCAATAGTTATGAGATCGTCTTTCCTGACGGTTTTGCCGTCAACAATAAACAGTTCCTTCTCAGCATCGATCTTGATGGTTTCACAGCCACAAACGGCCGGTTTGCCCATGCCGCGAGCAACCACCGCCGCATGGCTGGTCATGCCGCCCCGACTGGTGAGCACCCCTCGCGCCGGGATCAAGCCGTGAATATCATCAGGGGTAGTTTCTGTGCGTACCAAAATAACTGCTTCGCCGTTATTGCCTCGCATCTCGGCTTCATCTGCCGTAAAAACCACTTTTCCAGTAGCCGCTCCGGGAGAGGCCGGTAAGCCGGTGGCCAACACTTCAATCTCAGCGTCAGGATCAATCCGCCGATGCATAAGTTGTACCAGCTGGCCCGGATCTACTCTAAGTAGTGCTTCCTCCTTAGAGATCTTACCTTCCCGCACCAGGTCCACCGCTACCTTAACTGCCGCCGCGGCCGTACGTTTGCCCGAACGAGTCTGGAGTATATAGAGTTTTCCTTCCTGGACAGTGAATTCGATATCCTGCAGTTCACGGTAATGCTCTTCCAGCAACTCCGCTGCCCGCCGAAACTCAGCATAGATTTCCGGCAGCTCATCTTTAAGATGGACTATCGGCTCCGGCGTCCTTATGCCGGCCACCACATCTTCCCCTTGGGCATTCATTAGATATTCCCCGTAAAGTACGTTTTCGCCGGTGGCCGGGTTACGGGTAAAAGCCACCCCTGTGCCCGACGTTGGCCCCATATTGCCAAAAACCATGGTTTGGATGTTCACAGCCGTACCTAAATCATCGGGAATTTTATTGAGACGACGGTATACTTTGGCCCGCTCGTTATTCCAAGAATCAAATACCGCCTCGATAGCAGCCAGAAGCTGGGCGTGGGGATCTTGTGGGAAAGCCTCACCCACATGATCAGAATAGATGTTCTTAAACTCCTGCACCAGAGCCTTCAGATCATCCGCGGTAAGGTCCGTATCCAGATCAACCCCTTGATCTGACTTAAGGTCGGCCAAAGCCTGCTCGAATTTCTCCCCGGGGACCCTCATGGCCACATTACCAAACATCTGGATAAACCGGCGGTAGCAATCATAGGCAAACCGTTCATTCCCCGTTCTTTCTGCCAGGCCTTCTACACTGGCATCGGTAAGGCCAAGGTTCAAAATCGTATCCATCATACCCGGCATAGATACCGGGGCTCCGGAACGCACTGACACCAACAAGGGATCGGCTACGTCTCCAAATTTCTTCCCCATGACTTGTTCCAGATACCGAATGCCGTGCCGGATCTGGTCTTCTAAGCCCTCGGGAAGCTGACCACCCTGACGATAAAAAGTAATGCACGCTTCGGTGGTTACAATGATACCCGGCGGAACAGGAAGTCTGATTCCGGTCATCTCAGCCAGGTTTGCTCCTTTGCCCCCTAATAGGTTTTTCATCCCAGCGTTGCCTTCGGCAAAAGTATAGACAAACTTGGTCATAGGATTTCCCCCTTGTTGATTAATTGCATAATCTTAGTCGCGACTTCTTCCACAGCCATGTTGGTAACATCCAGGACCGGGCAGCCTAGTTTTGCCATAACTTCTTCAGCAAAAGCAACTTCTTGCGCAATTCGGTCCGGACTGGCATAGTCCGCATTCACTTCCAACCCCATGGTTCGGAGCCGCTCCTGCCTGATTTCCACCAATTTGTCCGCCGACACTGTCAGACCGATGATTTTGTTCGGCGGAAGCGCAAACAGTTCTTCCGGTGGTGATATGCCTGAGACTAAAGGAACATTAGCTGCTTTGATTTTTTGATTGGCCAGGTACAGAGACAACGGGGTTTTGGAAGTCCGGGAAATACCTATAAGCACAACATCGGCCCAAGCAAAACCGCGAAAATCCTTGCCGTCATCAAACCGCACCGCAAATTCTACCGCTTCTATGCGCTCAAAATAATCTTCGTCCAAGCGATGCATCAAGCCCGCCTCCAGCTTGGGCGGCCCAGGCATGATTTCGCCCAGGGCTCCCAATACAGGACCCATCACATCCACTGCTGTAAGCCCGCGTTTTTTCGCTCCTTCAGCCACTGCCTGACGCAGCTCCGGCAGGACAAAAGTATAAACCAAAATACAGTTCATCCCCTCAGCCTCACGGAGCACTTCTTCCACATGGGTCGGTTCGGCCACGAACGGTATCCGGCGCACTTTTGCCGGCGGTGAACCTTCAAATTGGCTTACAGCCGCCCTTACCACCAATTCGGCCGTCTCTCCCAGCGAATCCGAGAGGATGAAAACCACTGGGCGCTCTTCTTTGATACGTCATCCCCCCCTAACTGATCTTTTCACCAAGCTCCGAAAACAACTTGGTGATGGTGCTTCTGGAAATGCGGCCAAGTAACTCTTGCTTCTCACCGGTGTCACCGGTTGGACGTACCACTGGCAGAACTTCTACCCGGTAAACAGTGAGTCTTTGAGCCGCAGTAAAAACACTCTCTTCCGGGGTTACAGTGATAACTTGGGACACGCGGGTCATAATAAGTCCCACCGGGACATTATTAAGATCCGTCCGGCCCAAGCTTAAGCGAAGCAGATCCCGACGGGAAACAACACCGGCTAAGAAGCCTTCTTCATCCACCACAAACACCGTTCCCTGATCCTCAAGCATCATAGTAACCAAAGCATCGTAAGCTGTAGTACCAACAGAGACTACCAGCGGTGCTGCCTTCACATCCCCAACTGTGAGCTCCTTAAGATAAGATAGAGCTTCTACCTCTCCCTCACCTATGTAGGTATAACCTACCCGAGGTTTTGCTTCTAAGATGCCGGCCATGGTGAGAATGGTAAGGTCAGGACGTAAGGTGGCTCGGGTCACTTCCAGGCGGTTGGCTACTTCCTCGCCGGTAATCGGGCCCTCGGATTTCACGATAGCCACTATATGCTTTTGTCGTGCCGTCAGTTGAATGACGCATCACCCTCCCCCTTACCGTTTTATGGCTGTTCCCGGCCTGGTAATTCGAACCATTACAGTGGATAATTCTCCCTGTGCAGAAAAAATCCTCTTTTTTTCCGCCCAGGGTACTATCTTTTCTTAGGTTTCAGGCACCAACCGGCTGAAATCAGCCACGGACAATGCTAAGTCGCGAACCTGTCTGAGTAGAGCCAACCGATTGGCACGGACTTTCTGATCCTCCACCATAACCAGCACATCGGTAAAGAAACGATCTACCGGCAGCGCTAAAGTGGACAACTGTTCAATAGCTTCCCGGCCGCGATCCTGCTTTAGCAGCTTCGGTACCTCGGCTCTAAGCCCTGCGTAGTGCTTATACAAATCGATCTCAGCCGATTCCGTCAGCAATTCCGGACAGAGCTCCTCTTCCCCAGCCTGCCGAGCCAAATTACCCACCCTGATAAACGCCTGGAGCATATCGGCAAAAAACGGTTCCTTTCTTAGTCGGGTAATGAGCTCCGCTCGACGATAAGATTGGCTGGGGTGATGCGGTAGCACCGCCAGGACAGCGTCCGCCACATCGTAGCGCAAGTTCTTATCTTCTAAGACTATACGCAACCTCTGGGTAAGAAATTCATCAACCTCAACCGTCACTTCGCTGGCCGGGCGAGGCATAAGCTTCTGCTCTTCGTATGAGGCCGTGGCTCGGCTCACCAGTTCGGCCAGAGATACATCTAGTTCCTGATCCAGAGTAATGTTGACCGAACCGGTGCCCAGCCGCCGCAGGCCGTAAGGATCTTCGGAGCCAGTTGGAATCAGGCCGCGGCCAAAACAGCCGACGATGGTATCGATCTTGTCGCTAAGTGCCAGTAAAGCGCCGCTCAAAGTAGCCGGAAGTTCATCGCCGGCGAACCGCGGTAAATATTGTTCGGCAATGGCCTGAGCCACCACTGCATGCTCCCCCGACAGCAGAGCATATTCCCGTCCCATCACACCCTGCAGCTCAGGAAATTCGTTCACCATGTTAGTAGTCAGATCAGTTTTGGCCAAATAAGCAGCCCGCTCCACAAACGAAGTGCTCGTTTCATCTAGCCTTACCTGTTTGGCTAAGAATCGAACTAAAGACATCAGCCGCTGGCTCTTGTCATATAGGGTACCCAAATCCTCCTGAAAAACAATCTGTCTTAATCTCTCTACCCGGTCGGCTAAGGCTGTTTTCTGATCTTCTTGGAAGAAAAAGCGCGCATCAGCCAGTCGAGCCCGTAGCACTTTTTCGTTGCCTGCTCGTACAAGATCCAAATGATCAAAAGTGCCGTTTCGAACAGCGATAAAGTAAGGTAGCAGGTCTCCTTCCGGATTAACCACCGGAAAATAGCGCTGGTGATCCTTCATGGGGGTCACAACGGCATCGGACGGTAGGGTTAGGTATTCAGGAGCAAACGAACCCATAAGGGCGGTAGGGTATTCTACCAAAAACATTACCTCTGTAAGCAGGTCTTCCGTCCACAGAACCCGTCCATTCACTTTTTGGGCCAGTTCATCTCCCTGTGTTCGGATCACACTCTTACGTTCTTCGGGAACCAGGACTACATATCCTTTTTCCAGACAATTAAAATAATCTTCTGTGTTCGCTACTAGAAACGGTCCGGGAGCCAAAAACCGATGGCCGTAAGTATAGCAATCGCTCTTGATACCATCCAATTCAAACTCCACCGGCTCAGAACCAAACAGGGCCAGCAGCCACCGAATAGGACGGACGAATTTGAGTTCTCGGTTGCCCCAACGCATGGGTCGGGGAAAGGACAAGCTGCGGATCAGGGCCGGCAATTCCCGGGCTAAGACCTGTTGGGCCGGGCGTCCCTGTTCGCTTTTGGTGGCAAAAACATACTGGCCCCCGTCTACTGTACGCACAACCAGTGCCGAAAGTTCTACCCCTTGGCTTCGAGCAAACCCTTCCGCCGCCCGGGTTGGTTGGCCGGAGGCATCATAGGCCGCCTTAGCCGGTGGCCCTTTTACTTCAGTTACTCGTGCCGCCGTTTCTTCAGCCAGGTCTCGCGCCACCAGCACCAGGCGCCGCGGGGTCCCAACTGTCTTCACTTCAGTGAAGCTCAGCCGCTTATCCGCTAACATGTCCTCAGCCAATTCTTTCAGTCGAGCCAGCGTCTCCGGCATCAGACGGGCCGGTATCTCTTCGCACCCAATTTCAACCACCAGATCTCGGCTCATACTGCCGCCTCCTTTCGCGGGAGCAGGGGGAAGCCCAGCTGTTCCCGTTTAGCCACATAAGCATGAGCACATTGCCGCGCTAACACCCGCACCCGGCCTATATAGGCGGTACGTTCAGTCACACTGATGGCTCCCCGGGCATCCAGCAGGTTGAATGTATGCGAGCACTTGAGAATGTAGTCGTAAGCTGGCAAGACAAGGTCTTTAGCCAGTAAGCGAGCTGCAATGCGCTCATAGGAATCAAAGAGCATAAACAACGTTTTGGGATCAGACTCCTCAAAGTTGTAGTAGGAATGCTCCACCTCGAACTGATAGAAAATATCCCCATAGGTAATGTCGTCCACCCAGATCACATCAAAGACGTTATCCTTTTCTTGGATAAACATGGCAATCCGTTCCAAGCCATAGGTGATCTCCACTGATACCGGACGCGCATCCAAGCCGCCTATCTGTTGGAAATAAGTAAATTGGGTAATCTCCATGCCGTCGAGCCATACTTCCCAGCCCATGCCCCAGGCACCAAGCGTCGGTGATTCCCAGTTGTCCTCAACAAAGCGGATATCATGTTCCAAGGGATTTAGCCCTAATGCTGCCAGGCTTTTCAGATAAAGCTCCTGAATATCATCGGGCGAAGGCTTCATAATCACTTGAAACTGGTGGTGTTGGTAGAGACGGTTAGGATTCTCGCCATAGCGGCCATCGTTAGGCCGCCGGGAAGGCTCCACATAAGCCACGTTCCACGGTTCGGGGCCCAAGGCCCGCAGGAAAGTGGCCGGGTTCATGGTACCGGCACCCACTTCAACATCGTACGGTTGCTGCAATACGCAGCCGAGTCCCGCCCAGAATTCTTGCAGTCTAAGAATGATCTCCTGGAAGTTCACGACCAGCCCTCCTTAACGTTACTGATAAAAAAATAAAGCTCGGATCCCCCTCGGCCACCGTCTCGCTTGCGGGTTCTCGCCTCCCCCGCTCTCTCTTAGCGCCGTCAGTGCCGGTTCCCTTCACCGTAGCTCACACTAATGGATAATGTAGCAAATCCCAACAGGCCTGTCAACTTTTGCTGGTGGTCTCTTTCACCAGAGCCAGAAAGGCGGCGGCCTTCACATCCCGTCCCAGTTGCGCCCTGATGAGGCTGACAGTAGTATCCTTGAGCTCAGTTCGCATCAGGGGGGAAACGCGCAACTTTGTTGCCCGATCAAACGGTGTCTTGAGCAAATAGTTGAGGGTGGCTAAAGTGCCCGGAGTAACCGTAAAGGCATCGGGGTCACTGCAGCGGCACCGACCGCATAGGGCACCACCATGAAGCACACTGAAGCCCGTCCCCTCTTCTAACGGTCCACCACAATTGACACATGCTCTAAGCTCCGGCCCATATCCCAGTCGGGCCAACAAGCCTACTTCCACTGCCCGCAAAACAAGCTCTAAATCCTCACCCATGGATAAAGCCTGCAACACTGCCAGTAAATACGGAAACAAGTCTCCCTTGGGCTCTCCTTCTTCCGTCAGGACGTCCAATAATTCCAATACATAAGCTCCGGCTGCAGCCTTAACCAAGTCCTCCCGGATCTGACGAAAGGACTCCACAATTTCACACTGGCTGATATTGTCCAGCCCTTTATTGGCAAACAA
Coding sequences within:
- a CDS encoding pyruvate, phosphate dikinase, whose product is MTKFVYTFAEGNAGMKNLLGGKGANLAEMTGIRLPVPPGIIVTTEACITFYRQGGQLPEGLEDQIRHGIRYLEQVMGKKFGDVADPLLVSVRSGAPVSMPGMMDTILNLGLTDASVEGLAERTGNERFAYDCYRRFIQMFGNVAMRVPGEKFEQALADLKSDQGVDLDTDLTADDLKALVQEFKNIYSDHVGEAFPQDPHAQLLAAIEAVFDSWNNERAKVYRRLNKIPDDLGTAVNIQTMVFGNMGPTSGTGVAFTRNPATGENVLYGEYLMNAQGEDVVAGIRTPEPIVHLKDELPEIYAEFRRAAELLEEHYRELQDIEFTVQEGKLYILQTRSGKRTAAAAVKVAVDLVREGKISKEEALLRVDPGQLVQLMHRRIDPDAEIEVLATGLPASPGAATGKVVFTADEAEMRGNNGEAVILVRTETTPDDIHGLIPARGVLTSRGGMTSHAAVVARGMGKPAVCGCETIKIDAEKELFIVDGKTVRKDDLITIDGATGHVIMGAAPMIEPELTGDFETILSWADEVRTLGVRANADYPRDAIQARQFGAAGIGLCRTEHMFMEPLRLPIVQEMILADTPEGRRESLARLLPIQEEDFYGVLKAMAGYPVTIRLLDPPLHEFLPKAEELLVEITELRVAQKDPARLEELQDLLRKVRSLTEFNPMLGHRGCRLGVSFPDVYEMQARAIFAAVSRLVKEGVEVYPEIMIPLVGIPAELEMMRALVVRVAEEIMQRDGIKFDYKVGTMIELPRACLVADRIAEQADFFSFGTNDLTQTTFGFSRDDAESKFLPVYLEKKVLQENPFAVLDEEGMGQLITTAVEKGRSVNQQLHIGICGEHGGDPESIDFCHRAGFDYVSCSSFRVPIARLAAARAELLHRK
- a CDS encoding DNA primase, translated to MNGRIFSQSFVEEVRAASDIVAVISDYVRLKKTGQNFVGLCPFHSEDTPSFTVNRQRQMFYCFGCNVGGDVFEFIKRREAMDFPGAVRLLAERARLPLPQRSPAAEKRELERQALYYAGELAQRYYESCLKHRQLGAQPRAYLERRGINEDIATKFGLGFAPEDWEGVLRYLQQHGVAASTAVKAGLAIPRPKGDGAYDRFRGRLMFPIRDFRGRVVAFGGRVVGPGEPKYLNSPETPIYSKGRLLYALDQARSGIEREDVVLIVEGYLDVLACYQFDFDFAVASLGTALTKEQLELLKRLTTNVLIAYDADTAGQAATVRGLDLARDSGCQVRVLALPAGKDPDDVIRSDGAQTFAALIDNALPIPMYYFQRLLERHDTSNLEGRLAVAEAMVPHLAGIENLVEREEYTKKVAQSLNLEQHLIKTQVQQLRRGQERGSRSQKTGPKAKRSLLPAAHRAEIGALLGLGSLFLNCPETRVTIAESISKDWLSSLPQAVVMRAMLTLFEQGGSDFSLSRLQDRLPDQGARDALAELAVQPVPAGDAAVLIAHFADRLKLMWVQKEIGSLRREINSGKRAGKNEDSANLIRRLADLHHQEVLLKQPSPGRNSRDGWMEGGTRHAEKG
- a CDS encoding deoxyguanosinetriphosphate triphosphohydrolase, whose amino-acid sequence is MLIREEAESLEAQELSPLAQLAAQSRGRARSEEECSVRTAFQRDRDRIIHSKAFRRLKHKTQVFISPEGDHYRTRLTHTLEVAQIARTIARALRLNEDLTEAIALGHDLGHTPFGHTGEEALNNIFPGGFRHNEQSLRVVDVLEGSRGLNLTFEVRDGIISHTGPRWAATLEGQIVRWADRIAYINHDIDDALRAGIITPGDLPPELLQALGHSHSQRINTMVSDVIKTSRDGNQIQMSPEVGRTTDRLRQFLFDRVYIGSEAKRDEAKARHLVEELYAYFLTHPEQLPKEYTEVSGGKMERAACDYIAGMTDRFAKGEFLRHFFPRSFGNGLYWD
- a CDS encoding kinase/pyrophosphorylase gives rise to the protein MKEERPVVFILSDSLGETAELVVRAAVSQFEGSPPAKVRRIPFVAEPTHVEEVLREAEGMNCILVYTFVLPELRQAVAEGAKKRGLTAVDVMGPVLGALGEIMPGPPKLEAGLMHRLDEDYFERIEAVEFAVRFDDGKDFRGFAWADVVLIGISRTSKTPLSLYLANQKIKAANVPLVSGISPPEELFALPPNKIIGLTVSADKLVEIRQERLRTMGLEVNADYASPDRIAQEVAFAEEVMAKLGCPVLDVTNMAVEEVATKIMQLINKGEIL
- the glyQ gene encoding glycine--tRNA ligase subunit alpha, coding for MNFQEIILRLQEFWAGLGCVLQQPYDVEVGAGTMNPATFLRALGPEPWNVAYVEPSRRPNDGRYGENPNRLYQHHQFQVIMKPSPDDIQELYLKSLAALGLNPLEHDIRFVEDNWESPTLGAWGMGWEVWLDGMEITQFTYFQQIGGLDARPVSVEITYGLERIAMFIQEKDNVFDVIWVDDITYGDIFYQFEVEHSYYNFEESDPKTLFMLFDSYERIAARLLAKDLVLPAYDYILKCSHTFNLLDARGAISVTERTAYIGRVRVLARQCAHAYVAKREQLGFPLLPRKEAAV
- a CDS encoding helix-turn-helix transcriptional regulator gives rise to the protein MTARQKHIVAIVKSEGPITGEEVANRLEVTRATLRPDLTILTMAGILEAKPRVGYTYIGEGEVEALSYLKELTVGDVKAAPLVVSVGTTAYDALVTMMLEDQGTVFVVDEEGFLAGVVSRRDLLRLSLGRTDLNNVPVGLIMTRVSQVITVTPEESVFTAAQRLTVYRVEVLPVVRPTGDTGEKQELLGRISRSTITKLFSELGEKIS
- the recO gene encoding DNA repair protein RecO encodes the protein MSLYNLEAVVIRSRNLGEADRLVTLYSRQHGKVRAVARGARRPRNRLRAGVELFTHGDYLLFANKGLDNISQCEIVESFRQIREDLVKAAAGAYVLELLDVLTEEGEPKGDLFPYLLAVLQALSMGEDLELVLRAVEVGLLARLGYGPELRACVNCGGPLEEGTGFSVLHGGALCGRCRCSDPDAFTVTPGTLATLNYLLKTPFDRATKLRVSPLMRTELKDTTVSLIRAQLGRDVKAAAFLALVKETTSKS
- a CDS encoding glycine--tRNA ligase subunit beta gives rise to the protein MSRDLVVEIGCEEIPARLMPETLARLKELAEDMLADKRLSFTEVKTVGTPRRLVLVARDLAEETAARVTEVKGPPAKAAYDASGQPTRAAEGFARSQGVELSALVVRTVDGGQYVFATKSEQGRPAQQVLARELPALIRSLSFPRPMRWGNRELKFVRPIRWLLALFGSEPVEFELDGIKSDCYTYGHRFLAPGPFLVANTEDYFNCLEKGYVVLVPEERKSVIRTQGDELAQKVNGRVLWTEDLLTEVMFLVEYPTALMGSFAPEYLTLPSDAVVTPMKDHQRYFPVVNPEGDLLPYFIAVRNGTFDHLDLVRAGNEKVLRARLADARFFFQEDQKTALADRVERLRQIVFQEDLGTLYDKSQRLMSLVRFLAKQVRLDETSTSFVERAAYLAKTDLTTNMVNEFPELQGVMGREYALLSGEHAVVAQAIAEQYLPRFAGDELPATLSGALLALSDKIDTIVGCFGRGLIPTGSEDPYGLRRLGTGSVNITLDQELDVSLAELVSRATASYEEQKLMPRPASEVTVEVDEFLTQRLRIVLEDKNLRYDVADAVLAVLPHHPSQSYRRAELITRLRKEPFFADMLQAFIRVGNLARQAGEEELCPELLTESAEIDLYKHYAGLRAEVPKLLKQDRGREAIEQLSTLALPVDRFFTDVLVMVEDQKVRANRLALLRQVRDLALSVADFSRLVPET